One Solibacillus sp. R5-41 DNA segment encodes these proteins:
- a CDS encoding acetyl-CoA carboxylase biotin carboxylase subunit family protein: MKKLLMLGGSHSQVPVIKAAREMGHYVITCDYLENNPGHQYAHEYYNVSTTDKEAVLSLARSLKIDGIVCYASDPAAPTAAYVAEKLGLPSNPYQSVEILSNKDKFREFLKGNNFNVPRAKGYYTFQEAKAEFHSFKMPVMVKPVDSSGSKGVSKIDSIDRLQEKVEDALSFSRVKRFIIEEYIENYGYHIGGDGFSVDGRLVFWCFANEHFPVSRINPFVPVSASWPCAMPERVQDKIKHEIQRALNLLNMKTGAYNFDIRIDDKEDIYLIEIGARNGGDLYPQVINYATGIDMVKYTIKAALGENCSDLTMVEPKGYWAVYLLNSQEKGVFKGVDFHEEIQKNIVECELLVRQGENVSALTGAHEKVGIMILQFSSMNEMLDKLDEMTKWVKVNIENSLVENN, translated from the coding sequence ATGAAAAAATTATTAATGCTTGGTGGGTCCCATTCTCAAGTTCCAGTTATTAAAGCAGCAAGAGAAATGGGGCACTACGTAATAACCTGTGACTATTTAGAAAATAATCCGGGTCATCAATATGCCCATGAATATTACAATGTGAGTACGACTGATAAAGAAGCTGTCTTATCCCTAGCTAGATCATTAAAAATAGATGGGATAGTATGTTATGCTTCGGATCCCGCAGCACCAACAGCAGCTTATGTTGCCGAAAAGTTAGGATTGCCTTCCAATCCATATCAATCAGTGGAGATACTGTCTAATAAGGATAAGTTTAGGGAGTTTTTGAAGGGAAATAACTTTAATGTACCTCGAGCGAAAGGATATTACACATTTCAAGAAGCTAAAGCTGAATTTCATAGCTTTAAAATGCCTGTGATGGTAAAACCGGTTGATTCATCAGGCAGTAAGGGAGTATCAAAAATTGATTCAATAGACCGTCTTCAAGAAAAAGTAGAAGATGCTTTAAGTTTTTCAAGAGTTAAACGTTTTATTATTGAAGAGTATATAGAAAACTATGGTTATCATATTGGGGGAGATGGATTTTCGGTAGATGGTAGACTTGTATTTTGGTGTTTTGCCAATGAACACTTCCCAGTATCACGTATAAATCCATTCGTCCCAGTAAGTGCTAGTTGGCCATGTGCTATGCCAGAGCGTGTTCAAGATAAAATTAAACATGAAATCCAAAGAGCATTGAATTTATTAAATATGAAAACAGGTGCTTACAATTTTGATATAAGAATTGATGATAAAGAAGATATTTATCTTATTGAGATTGGTGCAAGAAATGGTGGGGACTTGTATCCGCAGGTAATAAACTATGCAACGGGTATTGATATGGTTAAATATACGATTAAGGCCGCATTGGGAGAGAACTGTAGTGACTTAACTATGGTTGAACCTAAAGGATACTGGGCAGTTTATTTGCTGAATAGTCAGGAAAAAGGGGTATTTAAAGGTGTTGATTTTCATGAAGAAATTCAAAAAAATATTGTAGAATGTGAATTACTAGTAAGGCAGGGAGAGAATGTTTCGGCACTAACAGGAGCCCATGAAAAGGTGGGAATAATGATTTTGCAGTTCTCCTCAATGAATGAAATGTTAGATAAATTGGATGAAATGACAAAATGGGTGAAGGTAAATATTGAGAATTCGCTAGTGGAAAATAACTGA
- the rfbA gene encoding glucose-1-phosphate thymidylyltransferase RfbA, whose translation MKGILLAGGSGTRLYPLTKSMSKQMLPIYDKPMIYYPLSILMLAGIKEILIISTPRDIEDFRELLGDGANLGMHFEYSVQECPNGLAEAFIIGEKFIGESSVALILGDNIFYGSYLSNLLLKGASLTKGSIIFGCYVKDPRAYGVVEVDEEKEVISIEEKPENPKSSYAVPGLYFFDNKVVDIAKNVKPSARGEVEITSIIDEYLQRGELKVELTGRGLAWLDTGTHESLLEASNFVEAIQKRQGLYIACIEEIAFRRGYITKKQLLDLAEPLMKTEYGKYLVEVSHSLNNSHVTM comes from the coding sequence ATGAAAGGCATTCTTTTAGCAGGAGGTTCAGGTACTCGACTTTATCCTTTGACGAAATCTATGTCTAAACAAATGTTACCGATTTACGATAAGCCGATGATTTATTATCCACTTTCTATTTTAATGCTAGCTGGAATAAAAGAGATTTTAATTATATCTACGCCAAGGGATATTGAAGACTTCCGAGAACTACTGGGAGATGGGGCCAATCTCGGAATGCACTTTGAGTATTCGGTTCAGGAATGTCCTAACGGGTTAGCCGAAGCATTTATTATTGGAGAAAAGTTTATTGGAGAATCCTCCGTGGCGCTAATTTTGGGGGATAATATTTTCTACGGTTCATATTTAAGTAATCTATTGTTGAAGGGTGCGTCCTTGACGAAAGGAAGTATTATTTTTGGCTGCTATGTTAAAGACCCACGTGCATATGGCGTAGTGGAAGTTGATGAAGAGAAGGAAGTTATCTCAATAGAAGAAAAGCCTGAAAACCCCAAATCTTCATACGCAGTTCCGGGATTATATTTTTTTGATAATAAAGTAGTTGATATTGCAAAAAATGTAAAACCTTCAGCGCGGGGTGAAGTGGAGATTACTTCTATTATAGATGAATACCTTCAAAGAGGTGAACTAAAAGTAGAACTGACGGGTAGGGGATTGGCATGGTTAGATACGGGAACGCATGAGTCATTACTCGAGGCTTCGAATTTTGTAGAGGCTATACAAAAAAGGCAGGGGCTATATATTGCTTGTATTGAAGAAATAGCATTTAGAAGAGGATATATAACAAAGAAACAGTTATTAGATCTTGCCGAGCCTCTTATGAAGACGGAATACGGTAAATATTTGGTGGAAGTTTCACATTCATTAAACAACTCTCATGTGACAATGTAG
- a CDS encoding ATP-grasp domain-containing protein — MKKLLMLGGAQTQVPAIKAAKEMGLYVIITDYLEDNPGQQFADESYNISTTDKKGVLALAKSLEIDGIVSYASEHAAPIAAYVAENLGLPSSPYKSVEILTMKDLFKTFLRENNFNVPKAKGYHSLEEAKADFYNFKMPVMIKPVDSCGSRGVSKIDSIELLQEKVEDALRFSKNKRFIIEEYIEKCGYQVGGDGFSVNGKLVFRCFSNEHFSPTSSNPFVPVGSSFPSNLPEYIQDKIHNEIQRVLDLLNMQTGAYNFDILVDSEEDVYLLEIAARNGGDWIPQVTKYATDIDMVEYTIKGALGEDCSDLICIKPKGFWSSYAVNSLNSGIFKGVEIHKELKENNLIEHEITAKNGDSVFAFTGSHLKIGTLLVKYSSMEEMLEKMDNMTNWIQVIVEDSLIKNI; from the coding sequence ATGAAAAAGTTATTAATGCTTGGTGGCGCACAAACTCAAGTTCCAGCAATTAAAGCAGCAAAAGAAATGGGCCTTTATGTTATAATTACCGACTATTTAGAAGATAATCCGGGTCAACAATTTGCTGATGAGTCTTACAATATCAGTACAACCGATAAAAAAGGGGTACTAGCTTTAGCAAAGTCATTAGAAATAGACGGTATTGTTTCTTATGCGTCAGAACATGCGGCCCCGATAGCAGCTTATGTTGCTGAAAATTTAGGTCTTCCATCAAGTCCCTATAAATCAGTAGAGATTTTAACAATGAAGGATCTATTTAAAACGTTTCTTCGAGAAAATAATTTTAATGTGCCTAAAGCTAAAGGATATCACTCTCTTGAAGAAGCTAAAGCGGACTTTTATAACTTTAAAATGCCAGTAATGATCAAACCAGTTGATTCATGTGGTAGTAGAGGGGTCTCAAAAATTGACTCAATCGAGCTTCTACAGGAAAAAGTCGAGGATGCATTACGTTTTTCAAAAAATAAACGTTTTATTATTGAAGAATATATTGAAAAATGTGGCTATCAAGTTGGCGGTGACGGCTTTTCTGTAAACGGTAAACTTGTTTTCCGATGTTTCTCGAATGAACACTTTTCTCCTACTTCTAGTAATCCTTTTGTGCCAGTTGGATCCAGTTTTCCAAGCAATTTGCCTGAGTATATACAGGATAAAATCCATAATGAAATTCAAAGAGTGTTAGATTTGTTAAATATGCAAACAGGTGCTTATAATTTCGATATTTTGGTTGATAGTGAAGAAGATGTATACCTATTAGAGATAGCCGCACGAAATGGGGGGGACTGGATACCTCAAGTAACAAAATATGCAACGGATATTGATATGGTTGAATATACAATCAAGGGAGCGCTTGGTGAAGATTGTAGTGATTTAATATGCATTAAGCCAAAAGGGTTTTGGTCTAGTTATGCTGTGAATAGTTTGAATAGTGGGATATTTAAGGGGGTAGAAATCCATAAAGAATTAAAAGAGAATAATCTAATTGAGCATGAAATAACAGCAAAAAATGGAGATTCCGTTTTTGCTTTTACGGGGTCGCATTTGAAGATAGGAACGTTGTTGGTTAAGTATTCTTCGATGGAAGAAATGTTAGAGAAGATGGATAACATGACCAACTGGATTCAAGTAATTGTGGAAGATTCTTTAATAAAGAATATTTAA
- a CDS encoding DegT/DnrJ/EryC1/StrS aminotransferase family protein, producing MKPIQVTQSSMPKLEEFSEEIRDLWDSQWLTNMGVKHNQLELKLKQYFKTPHVTLFSNGHLALEYAISALNLTGEVITTPFTFASTTHAIVRNGLTPIFCDINPDDYTIQTDMLENLITHKTSAIIPVHVYGNVCNIAEIDRIAKKYNLKIIYDAAHAFGVTVDGKSVASFGDVSMFSFHATKVFNTIEGGALAFNDPSLENILNAYKNFGITGQETVEYVGGNAKMNEFQAAMGLCNLRNVDQEIAKRKAVFERYMENLLDFKGIKISQVQNGVKSNYAYFPVVFDGFQLSRDEVHAALKSENIFTRKYFYPLTNSLECYQGRFSSEETPIAKYIAERVLTLPLYADLQLEEIDRICEIIKVKSTNFN from the coding sequence ATGAAACCAATACAAGTAACGCAATCATCTATGCCAAAGTTAGAGGAGTTTTCTGAGGAGATTAGGGATTTATGGGATAGTCAATGGTTAACTAATATGGGTGTAAAGCATAATCAATTAGAATTAAAATTAAAACAATATTTTAAAACGCCTCATGTTACGCTATTTTCTAATGGGCATTTAGCCTTGGAATACGCAATTTCTGCATTGAATTTAACTGGTGAGGTGATTACTACTCCCTTTACATTTGCATCCACAACACATGCAATTGTAAGGAATGGTTTAACCCCAATCTTCTGTGACATTAATCCGGATGATTACACTATACAAACGGATATGCTTGAGAATTTAATAACACATAAAACATCGGCCATTATACCGGTTCATGTATATGGGAATGTTTGTAATATAGCTGAGATTGATAGAATAGCAAAAAAGTATAATCTTAAGATAATATACGATGCTGCTCATGCTTTTGGTGTCACTGTAGATGGTAAAAGTGTAGCAAGCTTTGGTGATGTTTCCATGTTCAGTTTTCATGCAACAAAAGTGTTTAATACGATTGAAGGTGGAGCATTAGCATTCAATGATCCTAGTTTGGAAAATATATTGAATGCGTATAAGAACTTTGGTATTACTGGACAAGAAACCGTAGAGTATGTTGGTGGAAATGCTAAGATGAATGAATTTCAAGCGGCTATGGGTCTATGTAATCTCCGAAATGTAGATCAGGAGATTGCTAAGAGAAAGGCAGTATTTGAGCGATATATGGAAAACCTTCTTGATTTTAAAGGGATTAAAATATCACAGGTTCAGAATGGCGTGAAAAGTAATTACGCATATTTTCCTGTTGTATTTGATGGGTTTCAACTTTCCCGTGATGAAGTTCATGCTGCATTAAAGAGTGAAAATATATTCACACGAAAGTATTTTTACCCTTTAACAAATAGTTTGGAATGCTATCAAGGAAGGTTTTCATCTGAGGAAACACCTATTGCCAAATATATAGCAGAAAGAGTGTTAACACTTCCACTTTACGCAGATTTACAGCTAGAAGAAATTGATAGAATTTGCGAAATTATTAAAGTGAAATCAACTAATTTTAATTAA